The stretch of DNA TTATTTAAACTTGAATTAGTAGGTGATTTGTCTATCCACTTGATTTTATAGTCTATCTCTTCTAAATTAATAATAGCATTAAAAACTTTTATATTATTTTCATTTTTAGAAATGATATTTTCTTTTTCAAGTTGTTTTACAACTTCAATTTGATTAAAGTTTTTATCTGAAAATTCTATAGATATATTCTTTTTTTGAGAATGAAAATTTATTTCACTCTTATTCGTGATCTTATTCCCATTTATATTTTCATTTATAGAGTTTTCATTAATTGTAGGATAAATCTGTTTAGTTAAGTAAATTTTTCTTAATACCAATACAATTAAAAGTAAAGAAGTTAAAAATATAATAATCCAAATAATTAAAGTTATATCATCAGCTACTTTATAAGCATTATAGCCAAAAATAATACTGTTAATAAGTGTAATAGCAGGAAGGACTAATACTTTGTAATTATTACTTAATTTCTTTATTAAAGTAAAATAAACATATAATATTAAACCTATGCATATTATGAGTTTGATAATAAAAACGATAGTTTCTTCTGTATTCATAATTCAAAATTTAGAGTTGGTAATAAATTAGCTGCTTCTTTTAATTTTTTATCGACGATTTTAGCGTATATCTGCGTTGTTCGGATATCTTTATGACCTAATACTTTCATTACAGTATATAAATCAGCTCCAGCTTCTAATAATAGAGTAGCGGCTGTATGTCTAGCGCAATGAAAAGTAATGTGTTTGGTAATACCTGCTTTCATACACCATCGTAACAATTCGGTATTGGTGGCAGAGCCATAGTTTAGGTTTACAAATACCCTTGGATTATATATATTTCTTTCTCCTAACAGTTCACGTGCTTGTTTGCTGATGTACATATATTCTAAATCATCCGTCTTTTGTTGAGTGAAAATAATACGATGTTCTTCATTTTCATCCCTTACTTCGTGCCAATTTAGTTTATAAATATCGCTCCATCTTAATCCTGTTAAGCAACTGAAAAGAAAAGCACGTTTTAATACATCGTATTTACATTCTGTCTTGGCTAAAGCTTGAACTTCTTCAAAAGTCAAATATTCACGTTGTGATTCTTTTTCTTCAAAGGATTTTACAGTAAGAAGCTTATGGTTTGTGATGTAACCATCTTCATAAGCTTGTTTTATAGTTGCTCTGAAGCGATTGAAATAAGAATACTTTGTTCCATGTTTTAGTGGTAATCCATGTTTAGATTTAGCTTCTTTATCTAAGAAACGTTTGAAGCCATTCACAGAATCAACAGTTAATTCGGATAGAGTAGTAGAGGAATGAAAATATTGGTCGATATAACGTTTTACCGATTTCCATGTACCATAATTTGATAGATATGAAGATCGATGCTCTTTTAAAGTATCGAAATAATCATTTAATGAAATCTTAGATTTATCACGATCAACAATTCCAAATTTCCCTTGTAGTAATTCACTTTTTCTTATAGCAAGTATATTCTCTGCTAGCTCAAGAATTTGTTTATTTTTTTTCTTTTCATCAGCTTTAATCGGATCGATAATTAAATAACCAATTTCTTTACTTAAATATTCAAATTCACGATTATGAATTTCTTTTCCATTTTCATCTTTATATGAACCTTTATAATATTCAAGATAAAGACTAATTTTACCCGAGTTAAGTTTCTTTTGTTTTAAGCTTATTTTCATAATAATAACAGTTAGGTGTAGAATACTACATCTTTAATTAATAAATGAAATTTGTGGTGTAGTAGAGATACAAATAATATCTCAATAACATCATTTCAACTGCTAACAAAACTAAAACAAAAAACCCTAACAATCACTATATTAAGTACTTGTTAGGGTGTTGTTATCTTATATTAACCTTTCTATTTCCCGATACAAAAAGTAATTAATATTGATATTTAGGCAGTTAAGTGATTTAGGCAACAAATAAGCAACAAAACTATAGAAATTGTACAGAAAAAAAAGGAAAATAGCTGATTTTCAGTTAGAAATTTTTAACATAAGAATATAGCCCTAACCCTTCTGATTTTGCTTTCAGATTCAATTCTTGATACAATGGTAACTGATTACAATGTATTTTATTATAGGCTTTTGCAAATCCAAATTTAATCATTTCTTCGTTTATTATCCTTCCATCTTTTAAAATTAAATATCCTAAAGTTCTTCCGTATTTATCTTTCGTATTATCACGTTCTTGAATTAAGGTTACTGGATCATTTATCTGAACTAATGTTTTTAAAAATTCTAATGATTTATAACCTAATTCAATTAATAATCTTCCTGATACAGATGTTTCCAATTCGTCTTGTTTTAGTTTTTTACAAGGTGTTAATTCTGGAGCATCAATACCATAAAATCTAATTTCAATTACTTCGTTCGTAATTAAATCTTTTACAAAAATTCCATCCCCATCATTGTATTTTTCGATTTTAAGATGCGTTTTTGAAATAGTCTGACCGATTACATTTAATTGCTTCATATTGCATTACTTAACATTCTGATTATCAATAATTTATATGTAAATTTACGATAATAATTTGTAACTAATTAATATTTAATATTATGGCTAGACAGAGTGGACACATTAAGTATGTTGGAACGTTAGGAGACGTTAGACATTTTAAGATTAAAGGAAACAAAGGTTTCTATGCTGGGTTAAAAGGCGGACCAACTGCACAACAAATTGCAAGCGATCCTGCTTTCGTTCGTACTCGTGAAAATATGAATGAGTTTGGTGGTAGTGCTACTACTGGTCGTTCATTTAGAACAAGTATTGCAAATCTAATTCGTAATAATGCTGATAGTCAAGTGACAGGTCGTATTACAGCGGTGATGAAGAAAATTAATTTAGAAGATGGTTCAGAAGCCAGAGGTCAAAGAGCAATTTTAATTACTGCTGCTCCTCAATATTTAGAAGGTTTTGAATTCAATAAGTTTTCTTCTTTAAATGGTGTTTTTAATGCTCCTTACACAATTTCTTCAAATGTAGATCGTGATGAGTCAACATTAGCAATTGCACCATTTAATCCATTGGATAATATGTTTATTCCTGCTGGTGCTACGCATTTTAGAATTATCAATGCTATTACGGTTTTATCTGACTTTGCGTACAATCCTTTAACTAAGACTTACGAACCAAAAGATAACGTAAATAATGGATTGACTGCTACAGCTGATTCGGGTTATTTACCTGTAAATGCAATTACTTCTGCAATTTCTGTTGCTACGACGTTGCCAGGTTCTCCAACCCTTTCTGCGGATGTTTCGGTAGTTAATATTTTAGCGGTTGAGTTTTACCAAGAAGTAAATGGAAATTATTATTTATTTGCTCAAGGTAATGCAATGAAGGTTGTAAAAATATTCTAATTCATCATTAGAGATTAGAGGTTTCGGAAAATTGAAAAGCCTGCTCGTTTGAGTAGGCTTTTACTTTTTGCATTAATTTTCCTATAATGATTAATCATCTATTGAATATGTATTGATTATCTGTTATTTAAACACGAAATAAAGGCGTTTTAACGCCTTTTAATGTATCGGTATAGAATTATTCTTTTTGCTTCGGAAATGAGCTGTAATGTTTCTAAATATTGTCTTTCTTTTTGCTCCAATTCTTTAATGGCTTTTACAGATTTTTTAAACTGAGGTAAATTGGCATTGGCTTGTATTAATCCGTTTTTGATGATGGATTTACAATCGTTAATAGTTACAAATAAAATCACTGATCCTTTCAAATAGTTGTAGTAGGATTTCGATTTGAATAATCCATCGCATAGGGTTTTGAAAAATTGCTTTTCTTCTTCGGAATTTGTACGTAATACATAGCAATTTGCACAAGGTTCATCCAACGGTTTGCCGCTGTTTTTACCTTTATTCAGAATATAAAATTCAAATTGTGATTTTTGATTCTTTGGGCTGAAAGTTTTTAATTCAAATTTTTGCATAATACGAGCTTTAAAATTTATTGCTCGCTCACGCTTCGCATCATTTTTTCAAAAGAAAACAGAAAAAAAACGGAAAAAAAAAGAAAAAGAAAGCCGTTTAAAAGGCTGGTGAGGCAAAGCAGTCAAGGTTTTTGGATAAAAAATACAACCTGTATAGGTGGAGATTTTTTATTCAAAACCCGTAGGGCTTGACCTTTACGGCTTTGTGCGTTAGCAGTACCGAACCAGCCTAACTTGCTTTCTTTTTTATTTTTTGAAATGTGATGTGATAACCTCAACTTCTATAGAATGACTGATGAAAAAATGTGCAGAAGCTGTTATCTTTTTCCATTTAAAAGTTGATTTATTGGATAATATTTTCAGTACTTATTTTCTAACATATCGTCTTGTTGGTTCTAATGACTTTGAAATACTGGGTAGTATTTGATTAAGATATTTCCTAACATTTCGTCTTTTGGTAAACTTTGAGTTCTTGGTACTACCTCTCACAACTCTTGGGGCAATAAACTCCAGAAAAAAATAAACTATACCAAAATCAAAAGTGAAAATGGTGCGGTGGCAAGTGTAGTGAATGCCTGAGAATGAATTATTGCTTACCTCTTTCAAAAGGAGCAGGCAAAATGCGAACTGCAAGTTTACAAAGATTGCGAAGTTTGCAAAGCAAGCAACAGTAATTTGTAGACTGTGTGTGAGCATCTGCCTGCGACCACTAAAAACAAAGCAATAAGAATGGAAAGGCTGAACTACTCTTGTAGCACCATTTAGGCGATGTGGGTGCTATGTAATGAAATGGAATAGCATCCTACAAAAGCCGACACCACTAAAAAATCATAGTTTAATTTTTTTTCTGACCATTGATAAGGGTGGCGGGGAGTTGTGGAAATAAAACGGCTTTTCTTAAAGGCAGAAACGTTCCATTTAGCACAAACGCCTATGGTACTGGCTATTTTACATAACGTTATTATAGGGGGCTTGTCCCCGTAGCCTTTAGGACTATAATGCCACGTTATGTAACTTAGCTTACGCCAATTTTAGTACTGGCATAAGCGAACCCTTCGGCAGGCTCAGGACAAGCTTTGGTGGTGGTTGGAGTGTAGCGTTTTTTTGCTTGTGAAATGAGGAGGCTTGCTCTTTGCTTAGTAAGGAACGAAACTAAGCAATGTGCAATAAAGCCGACAAATGAACACTGCAAAAAATATGACAGTATAAAATGGCGGCAGTACCATAGATTAGAATGGAGAAACCTTCAATTTAGTCGTAACTTAAAAGCCGATTTCTTGGGATAAGAAGGTGTAATTTTATATCTTGCGAATTCATTCAACATTATTATGTATGTCTAATTTGATTAATTTAAAGGTATTTAAAGAGTTTGTAAAATCGAGTAATTTTGGAGGATTCCTCCTTTTTTTATGTGTTATTATAGCCTTAGTAATAGCTAATTCTCCTTTTAGTGATACGCTTAAGAATTTGCTAACCTATGAATTTGGTATAGAAAATAATTGGATTCATTTAAAATATAGCACAAGTATGTGGATTAATGATGGGTTAATGGCTATATTTTTCTTACTTGTAGGCTTGGAAATCAAACGTGAAATAGTAGAAGGAGAATTATCATCCCCTAAAAAAGCTGTTTTACCAATTTTGGCAGCAGTTGGTGGAGCTATTGTACCTGCGCTGATATATGTATTGTTTAATAAAGGTCTAGATACCGCAAGTGGATGGGGAATTCCTATGGCAACAGATATTGCTTTTGCATTAGCTGTAATATCATTATTAGATAAGCGTATACCATTTAGTTTAAAGATATTTTTAGCTGCTTTAGCAATTGTAGATGATTTAATTGCGATTCTAGTCATTGCATTATTTTATTCTTCAGGTATAGATGTGCATTATTTATTATACGCGGGTGTAGGTTTGACTATTTTAGTTGTAATGAATAGACTTAATGTTAAAAATTCATATCTTTATCTTATTCCAGGTTTATTTATTTGGTATTTTGTACATCATTCTGGAATACATGCTACTATAGCGGGTGTATTAGTAGCTATGACTTTACCGACAAATGATACTGATGAAGAATCACCGCTAGAACGATTAGAGCATGCTTTAGTAAAGCCTGTCAATTTCCTAATCATACCTATTTTTGCTTTTGCAAATACTAATATAACTATTGTAAATGAAATGCTAGAAGGATTAACTGCTCCATTAGGATTGGGTATTGGAATGGGCTTAATACTTGGTAAACCACTAGGAATTGTATTGAGTACTTTTCTCTGCTACAAATTTGGAATAGGTCAGTTACCTGAAGGAAGTAATTTTAAACATATAATAGGTTTAGGTTTGTTAGCTGGTATTGGATTTACTATGTCTATATTTATTTCAAACTTATCTTTTACGGATACAGTTTTAATTGAAGAAGCAAAATTGTCAGTCTTGTTAGCATCAATAATTTCTGGAATATTAGGTTACATAATTTTGAGAAAAAGTAATAAATAAAATTAACGATGCTTACACGCTTTTTTTGTTCTAGAATTTTTAATCTGCTAACTAAATGGAGTTTTATTGTTGCAATTGTAACCATCATTGCTATGTTAGGATTTGGTTTTCCTAAACATTATAATCCATATGTTAATTTATTTTTTGCTACTATTTTATTTTTGGGAATTATTAAAACAGTTGTTAAATTCTTTTATATCAAAGATAAAATGATAGCAAGAGTTTTAATTTTCGATCTATTAAGTGTCTTATTTATTACGTATTGTATATATATACAATTTACCGAATACTCTATACATTTTGTTAGTAAGTATATCTTATTTGCAATAATCTTAAAACTATTACGCGAATTTGCTACACCAAATTTTACATTTAAAAGAAGTTACATAACACCACCCCAACTTTTTATAATAAGTTTTATTGGATTAATAATATTAGGAGCTTGTTTGTTATTATTGCCTAAAGCAACTAAAACCTCAATAACTTTTTTGGATGCATTATTTACCTCAACTAGTGCTGTATGTGTTACAGGTTTAAGTGTTATGGATGTTTCTCAGGTTTTTACTACTTTTGGTCAATTTATTTTATTACTACTCATTCAATTAGGTGGTTTAGGGATTTTAACATTTGCAGCTTATATCGCATATTTTTTTAAGGGAAATAGTTCTTTTGAATATCAAATTACTTTAGGAAATATTTCAAATAATGATGCCTTTAGCGAGGTGTTTTCTTTTATTAAACGTATAATTTATCTAACATTCAGTATAGAATTGATAGGTGCGGTTTGTATATATTTATCTTTAGATCAATTAGAGATTAGCTTTTTAGACAAGGTTTTTCATTCTTTATTTCATTCTATATCGGCGTTTTGTAATGCTGGTTTTTCTACTTTACCAAATGGATTGATGCATGAAGTAACTATTTATAATTATCCATTGCAAATAGTTGTAATATTACTTATATTTTTAGGAGGAATAGGGTTTCCTATTTTAGTAAATATACTTCGCTATTTTTCTTATTTTATTACCAAAACTATAGCAAGTATATTTCATAATCGTAAAGAACAAAAAAGTTGGGTATTTTCATTAAGTTCAAAAGTAAATTTAATGACTTCATTGATTATTCTTTTCATTTCTACGATTATTATATATTTTGAAGAATTTTATTATACGCTTAATAATCATACAGGAATAGGCAAATTTGTATCTGCTACATTCATTAGTATGACCACACGAACTGCTGGGTTTAATACGATAGATTTTTCGCAATTGCAATTCTCTACAATTATCATGATATTACTCTTGATGTGGATTGGTGCCTCACCTACCTCTACAGGTGGTGGGATAAAAACAAGTACCTTTGCCATTGCTATTTTAAATTTTATTAATATCGCAAGGGGGAAACAAAACATTGAAATATATAACCGAAAAATCAGTGATTCTATAGTGCAAAAGGCATTTGCAACAATAACATTGTCTTTTCTAGTTATAGGAATTGGAGTATTTTTAATTTCAAAGTTTGATTATCAATTACCATTAATAGACATAGCATTCGAAGTATTTTCTGCCTATTCAACAGTTGGATTATCATTAAATACTACTCCATTATTGAGCGATCCTAGTAAGATAGTATTAATTATAATTATGTTTATAGGACGAGTTTCTATGATCACCATTTTAACAGCATTTTTTAAGAAAACCATATCTTCTCGTTATTCATATCCTACGGGGGATATTTTAATATAAAATACATGAAATTAATTATCATTGGATTAGGGAATTTCGGAGCATCATTAGGTACTAAAATGACAGCTTTGGGGCATGAGGTGATTGGAGTTGATACCAATATGGAACGTGTAGAATCGTATAAAGATAAATTGTCACATACTATTTGTTTGGATGCAACCGATGAAGTTGCACTTAATAAATTACCTTTGAATAACACTGATATGGTGTTAATTACTATAGGTGAAAATGAAGGTTCTAATATTATGGCGACAGCTAATTTTAAAAATAGAAAAGTTAATCGTTTAATAAGTCGATCAATAAATAATGTCCACGAAAATGTATTACATGCCATAGGTGTAGATCAAATTATAAGACCTGAAGAGGAATCTGCCGAACGTTGGACTAAAAAACTAAATACAAAAGGAATTATAGATTCTTTTGAACTTAATAAGGAATATAGTATCATAGAAGTTATAGTACCCAAAGAACTTGTAGGATTAAGTTTTGATGAGATTCAATTTAAAAAGAAATACAATATATTGGTAATGACTGTTATTAAAAATAAACAAGAAACAAGTTTTTTAGGTCAATTTAAAATAGTACCACAGGTACAAGGATTTCCATCGTCAACAACAGTACTTGAACGTGATGATGTTTTAGTAATTTATGGATCAAATAATGATATTTATAAATTTATGCGAAAATATTACTAATCAGAAAATAGAATTGATAAATAATTTTAATACTTATGTGAAACACAATGAACAAGATCTATCAATTATTTAATCTACAAAGTGGAGAAGAAGATAAGAATAAAGTTAAAGAAGACGTACAAAGCAATATATCATTTAAAGGAGCTAATCTATGGATTTTAGCTTGTGCGATATTAATTGCATCTATAGGATTAAATGTAAATTCCACAGCAGTCATTATAGGAGCTATGTTAATATCACCATTAATGGTACTAATAGTCGGTTCTGGGTTTGCCTTAGCAACTTATGATTTTACTTTATTAAAACGTTCGTCCAAAAATTTATTTATAGCTACCTTAGCTGGCTTAATTGTATCTGGTTTGTATTTTTATTTGAGTCCTTTTAAAGAAGTCGAATCTGAATTGTTGGCTAGAACATCACCCACTATATATGATGTGCTTATCGCATTTTTTGGTGGAATCGTTGGTGCAGTATCCATAACAAGAATTGAAAAAGGCAATCCCATACCTGGAGTAGCAATTGCTACTGCTTTGATGCCACCATTATGTACAGCAGGTTTTGGATTGGCTACACTAAATTTTAAATTTTTAGTTGGAGCTTTATATTTGTATAGTATCAATTGTTTTTTCATTGCGTTGTCTACGTTTATTGTTTTAAAATATTTAAAATATAAACCAGTACAAACTCAAAATCCTTCATTGGATAAAAAAGTTAGAATAAGCATTTCAGTAGTCATGAGCTTACTGATTATACCAAGTTTTTACTTAGCGTATAACTTGCTTCAAGAAAAGAAATTTACGCAGAATGTAGAAACGTTTATTCAAAATGAATTTTTAAATAATGGGCATACCGTAATTTATAAAAATGTCAATTTCAGAAGTAAGCCTAAAAAAATAGAACTTGCTTTCTTGTCTCAACAATTAGATAGCTTAGAAATAGCACGATATAATACCAAATTGGAAGATTATGGTATTAATAATACAACGTTTACTGTTCGACAAAATAACGCAGATTTAAAACAAGAAATTTTAAGTGAACTCAATAAAAACCAAAGTGATATAACAGAAAAGGATTTGAAAATACAGCAACTTAACGAATTGCTAAAAGCTAAAACATTTGGAGATAGCATACTGGAGAAAGAAATAAAAATTTTATTTCCAGATATTAGTCAAATTTACTTTGGTACACTCAATCAATATTCAGATAGTATATCAAATAATAAAATAATTCTTTACCAATCAGAAAAGTTAATTGATGAAAATAAATTGCAACAATGGATAGAAACAAAGTATGCAACTAAAAATATAATCATTCAGAAAATGTAATACTATTTATTTAATTATTTGAGAAAAGACATACATCATTTCGGTTGCTATTTCGATACTTCGTTGTTGGTAAACTTCTGTTTGATTGGTAGTACC from Faecalibacter sp. LW9 encodes:
- a CDS encoding site-specific integrase produces the protein MKISLKQKKLNSGKISLYLEYYKGSYKDENGKEIHNREFEYLSKEIGYLIIDPIKADEKKKNKQILELAENILAIRKSELLQGKFGIVDRDKSKISLNDYFDTLKEHRSSYLSNYGTWKSVKRYIDQYFHSSTTLSELTVDSVNGFKRFLDKEAKSKHGLPLKHGTKYSYFNRFRATIKQAYEDGYITNHKLLTVKSFEEKESQREYLTFEEVQALAKTECKYDVLKRAFLFSCLTGLRWSDIYKLNWHEVRDENEEHRIIFTQQKTDDLEYMYISKQARELLGERNIYNPRVFVNLNYGSATNTELLRWCMKAGITKHITFHCARHTAATLLLEAGADLYTVMKVLGHKDIRTTQIYAKIVDKKLKEAANLLPTLNFEL
- a CDS encoding thermonuclease family protein, with amino-acid sequence MKQLNVIGQTISKTHLKIEKYNDGDGIFVKDLITNEVIEIRFYGIDAPELTPCKKLKQDELETSVSGRLLIELGYKSLEFLKTLVQINDPVTLIQERDNTKDKYGRTLGYLILKDGRIINEEMIKFGFAKAYNKIHCNQLPLYQELNLKAKSEGLGLYSYVKNF
- a CDS encoding DUF6943 family protein; this translates as MQKFELKTFSPKNQKSQFEFYILNKGKNSGKPLDEPCANCYVLRTNSEEEKQFFKTLCDGLFKSKSYYNYLKGSVILFVTINDCKSIIKNGLIQANANLPQFKKSVKAIKELEQKERQYLETLQLISEAKRIILYRYIKRR
- the nhaA gene encoding Na+/H+ antiporter NhaA → MSNLINLKVFKEFVKSSNFGGFLLFLCVIIALVIANSPFSDTLKNLLTYEFGIENNWIHLKYSTSMWINDGLMAIFFLLVGLEIKREIVEGELSSPKKAVLPILAAVGGAIVPALIYVLFNKGLDTASGWGIPMATDIAFALAVISLLDKRIPFSLKIFLAALAIVDDLIAILVIALFYSSGIDVHYLLYAGVGLTILVVMNRLNVKNSYLYLIPGLFIWYFVHHSGIHATIAGVLVAMTLPTNDTDEESPLERLEHALVKPVNFLIIPIFAFANTNITIVNEMLEGLTAPLGLGIGMGLILGKPLGIVLSTFLCYKFGIGQLPEGSNFKHIIGLGLLAGIGFTMSIFISNLSFTDTVLIEEAKLSVLLASIISGILGYIILRKSNK
- a CDS encoding TrkH family potassium uptake protein gives rise to the protein MLTRFFCSRIFNLLTKWSFIVAIVTIIAMLGFGFPKHYNPYVNLFFATILFLGIIKTVVKFFYIKDKMIARVLIFDLLSVLFITYCIYIQFTEYSIHFVSKYILFAIILKLLREFATPNFTFKRSYITPPQLFIISFIGLIILGACLLLLPKATKTSITFLDALFTSTSAVCVTGLSVMDVSQVFTTFGQFILLLLIQLGGLGILTFAAYIAYFFKGNSSFEYQITLGNISNNDAFSEVFSFIKRIIYLTFSIELIGAVCIYLSLDQLEISFLDKVFHSLFHSISAFCNAGFSTLPNGLMHEVTIYNYPLQIVVILLIFLGGIGFPILVNILRYFSYFITKTIASIFHNRKEQKSWVFSLSSKVNLMTSLIILFISTIIIYFEEFYYTLNNHTGIGKFVSATFISMTTRTAGFNTIDFSQLQFSTIIMILLLMWIGASPTSTGGGIKTSTFAIAILNFINIARGKQNIEIYNRKISDSIVQKAFATITLSFLVIGIGVFLISKFDYQLPLIDIAFEVFSAYSTVGLSLNTTPLLSDPSKIVLIIIMFIGRVSMITILTAFFKKTISSRYSYPTGDILI
- a CDS encoding potassium channel family protein encodes the protein MKLIIIGLGNFGASLGTKMTALGHEVIGVDTNMERVESYKDKLSHTICLDATDEVALNKLPLNNTDMVLITIGENEGSNIMATANFKNRKVNRLISRSINNVHENVLHAIGVDQIIRPEEESAERWTKKLNTKGIIDSFELNKEYSIIEVIVPKELVGLSFDEIQFKKKYNILVMTVIKNKQETSFLGQFKIVPQVQGFPSSTTVLERDDVLVIYGSNNDIYKFMRKYY
- a CDS encoding DUF389 domain-containing protein; this translates as MNKIYQLFNLQSGEEDKNKVKEDVQSNISFKGANLWILACAILIASIGLNVNSTAVIIGAMLISPLMVLIVGSGFALATYDFTLLKRSSKNLFIATLAGLIVSGLYFYLSPFKEVESELLARTSPTIYDVLIAFFGGIVGAVSITRIEKGNPIPGVAIATALMPPLCTAGFGLATLNFKFLVGALYLYSINCFFIALSTFIVLKYLKYKPVQTQNPSLDKKVRISISVVMSLLIIPSFYLAYNLLQEKKFTQNVETFIQNEFLNNGHTVIYKNVNFRSKPKKIELAFLSQQLDSLEIARYNTKLEDYGINNTTFTVRQNNADLKQEILSELNKNQSDITEKDLKIQQLNELLKAKTFGDSILEKEIKILFPDISQIYFGTLNQYSDSISNNKIILYQSEKLIDENKLQQWIETKYATKNIIIQKM